Genomic segment of Oryzias melastigma strain HK-1 linkage group LG21, ASM292280v2, whole genome shotgun sequence:
TTCAAACctgtaaatgtttgttcattttgtgtAGTTTTGCTTATTTCATCAGCATCCTGGATGATTTTTACATTGCATtattatgctacgttcacacaagACTTAGAAACGAATGGAAGTGAtcgcttccaatgaaaagtctatgtaaacgtgaGCATATCCACATCTCGGGCCTTCTGAGCTACATTCAAAATTCTTCTGTTCACGTGtcactacgcaagtttttaagtcaattttcagtttcttttcatttagcATCAATTTGGAAATTGATCATAAATTTAATAactttggtttgattttcttGACTGGCCCGAGGTTTCACTGTGACTTCCAAAgctataaatattaaatgaattatacaattttttattCTGCTTCATCCATTTATATCAAATCCTTGATATTCTAATAATTTGTTGTCAGAGTATGTGATTAAGATGAAGAATTCACAAAAGTTCCATAATTCGAACTTTTGTGGTAATAAAATAAGAGTCTATCATTACCAGCCCCCTCTGTCACCTCACCAAAAACATGTCAGCTTCATGTATGGGTGTATCTATTAGTATGTCCAGAGAGTCTGTTCCCCGAATTACAGggtgactttttttccttttttttttttttttttaaattcacctTTAATTAAATTCCACCTGATGTGCCGGCTGCCAGTTTCCTTTTTATCACTTCATTTCTTCCTCAAACGTCAAAATAATGACAATCATTATAACTGTCATTATCATAACAGGGTAGTCATTCATCATTTCATGTGTGACAGCAAAAAAATTCAACCCATTTCTACAGGTAAAAGCTGTCAGCAAGGAGGGGATCTTCCTGCTGTGGTTCGTCGGCGTGCTCGTTCGTCACTGCGGGTCAGTGTAGAATCAAAACATGAATAATTCAATATCACTTCAGTTTTGCTTACACATCCTACTTCCTCTATTCAGTCAGTGCCCATTAGTTTTTGACATCGCCAAGTATTAAACTGCAATTTCTTCAGCACCAGAGTTACTGACAAAATTGGCAGTCTCATTTGGATTTAGTGGTTTGAAGGCATAGAGGGGACTAACACAAGCTTAGAAATACCACCTGGGGTAATGTGTTACTCACTGGCAGCAAAATTAGCTGTCACATCAACATCTTCCCCATGCTGTCTCATAAATATTTTGGCTTCAATATGGTAAAAAAGAACTCAAAGCGTAAGAGTGGGTGACTCAAGTTGGCATGCTTGGCggtaaatataaaaacatatcaAATCATAAGTTGCTTATTttcttgtcttgtttttctgtgataTCACAGTATTTCACTCCggctttaaaaagtgtaaatattttaaacagtttaagcaactttttttcttttctagtttcatggtttgtttgtttttttcttccacgtCCCAAGAAATGTAACAGAAACTTGATATCTGGAAAACGAATCGCCGAGAGACTTTTGATGAAAGCGTCATTGCAGAAGTTCTGCATCGAGTTTCTCATCACGAGTCGGACAAAAAGAATACTGATGCAAGCATGAAAAGATTTGCAAAGAATTGCGTCTTTGTTAcgttttacaaagaaaaattagcatttttttcaaagtatgtTTGTTCTTTGTTGTAAATGCTATATCTTTTAGTCTAACAGAGTCCTTTTGTGTGAGAGAACAGACTGAAGGTAATTGCACTCTGTTGAAAAATGGAATACAAATTACAGCATGTCATTGTGGCTACATTTTGTCTGCCAGACTGGCTTCTGCTGCTCTCCAGTTTTGAAAAAAGGTacatagattttattttttttttacaggcatTGTAGAGACAGTGTTGTAAGTGCATCATCAAAGTCACTGTGATCTTCTAAAGCTCTGAGACATGATGCACAGCTTAAAATATGACATAGGTGCTCAGCCACCTGCAGAAAAGCACAGGGAGACAAGAGAAAAGTGACTAAAAAATATGGTGCAGCTCAGAACAGAACCGCAGTCTTTAAATTCTTGGTCAAAGCCAGTTTTACAACTTGAATGTTATTGCCATCTTAGCTGGTTATGGTGTCACTGTATCACAACCCTCCTAAGGATAGACAGAAGTGACCACTTTGACCATAATTAAGCAAAGGATTTGACAAATCATCCGTCAATCAAAAGACCACACCCACATTTGAGTCCAGCTTTGATCTCAAGTAACAAATTATACTGAcaagattcagaaaaaataactaCAGTACAATGGTTAtggattttaattatttcctgCATcataaaatgcacttaaaagccatatataaaaataaaaaataaaaaaaatgcaccttctatatatggatttattttgaagggatttTGAGAGCGCTCTGTCATAGTTtcagtctttcttttttaagagtTCCAAAGaagtttgggtgttattgtaaataacttaacacggctaacatgtagcggtgctGGACCGtgttttacgtgttactaacaagtttgggaattagcatagtcacactaacgtttgttttagcggtgtgaatctgtttctctttttatatgttgctaacaagtttgggagttagcatagtcacagttacgtttattttagtggtatcagACTGTTTTTCTACATGTTTCAAACACTGTTGGGAGTTACAAGTATCATAAATATGCTAAtggcggctaacatgtagcagtgttggacctttttttacatattactTACAAGTTTGGGAATTAGCGTAGTCATactaacgtttgttttagcagtataagtctttttttttcatggtgctAACAAGGTTTGGGTTACAAGTacgttattgtaaatatgctgaCATGGCTGatgtgtagcggtgttggatTGTGGATTGTGTGTAGATTCCAGTTGGTGGAGTCATAACATAGTATATTGTACATAATGTAGGATAAATGATGCCCTCATGTCAAatatcaaaaaaacattttcttttcttcaaaagtTTGACGTGTCATGACTTTTTaggttatatttttattttatttcattctatttttttttttatgtggaatTTCCCTATTTCGTTGAGTTGTTGCTGAcagcaaattcatttttttcccccgttTTGAATTTCTTCTCTTGAGTTTGtggaatttaaaagaaaagctcaTGACTTATTCAGACATATATTTTTAGTGccatatgtatattttatattgatGTACTGTTTCTCTGTTGCTCTCTGTCTTTCAGATGTAAATGGGGATGCGGTGGTATTGCCAGGAGGAACTCGATGTCCATTCAGTTTCAAAGTGCTTTGCATTAAAAAGCAAACAGTGTCTCCTTCTCTCAAAAATAATCCATTATTGACAATTAATGTCAAACTGCACGCTGGAGCAGCTTAATGCTGCCTCGCCGCGTGGAGCATCACTAATGGAAAGAAAGCCTTATAAGATCCAGCTCATCGAAATACACCTAAGAGCAGCATAATGCCCTCAAAAGTGTCATGCCTTTACCTGTTGACAGTGGTCTGCTGGGCAAGCGCTCTGTGGTACTTAAGTATCACTCGCCCAACATCCACCTATGTGAGCCAAATGTCAATACCTATACGAAAGACTGCGAAATCTCACAAAAACATCACCTTCACCAACATCCGCACCCGCTCGCTCAACCCACATGCCTTCGAATTTGTAATCAACGAGCCCAAGAAGTGCGAAAGCATCACGCCGTTTCTGGTTATTCTCATCAGTACCACTCACAAGGAGTTCGATGCACGACAGGCCATCCGGGAGACGTGGGGGGATGAGAGCACCTTCACTCAAATCCACATCCTCACCATCTTCCTTCTGGGCTGGAACTCAGACGATGTGCTGAACCAGATGGTGGAGCAAGAGAGTCAGATCTTTCATGATATTGTGGTGGAGAACTTTATTGACTCCTACCACAATCTCACCCTAAAGACCATGATGGGCATGCGTTGGGTAGCTACTTTCTGCCCAAAGGCCCAGTATGTGATGAAGACGGACAGCGACATCTTTGTCAACATGGACAATCTCATATACAAGCTTTTAAAGCCAACCACAAAACCAAGAAGGAGATACTTTACTGGTTATGTAATAAACGGCGGTCCAATCAGAGACATGCGCAGCAAGTGGTACATGCCCAGAGACGTGTATCCCGACAGTAAGTACCCACCCTTCTGCTCAGGCACTGGATATGTGTTCTCAGCAGATATAGCCGAACTAATCTATAAAACGTCGTTGCACACGAGACTGTTGCACCTCGAGGATGTCTACGTGGGGGTGTGTTTGCGCAAACTGGGTATACACCCTTATCAGAACAGTGGTTTCAATCACTGGAAAATGGCCTACAGTCTCTGCAGATACCGGAGGGTTATCACCGTCCACCAAATCTCACCGGAGGAGATGCACCGGATTTGGAACGACATGTCCAGCAAAAAGCACCTCAGATGTTAGAAGATGGAAGCctttctaactttatttttgtcactttgttttaatgtatCACTGTGGGCTCATCACAAGTCTGTACGCCATTGCAGGTGTATTCGTTAACATTTCTGCTGATTGCACCTCGTGATTGTTAATTAAAGTTTAAGGCTTGAATACTTGATGCATACTTCGATATGACCTTGCTGCcagaactgttttcttttcttgtttgtgcAGCAAGTCCAGTCGGTGCAAACTAGACAGCATATCGCTCAGACAGCCTTGATTCAAGCCCTCACTCTGACCTCTTGCCAGCttaagtgtccttgagcaagagtCGATACGAGCTCCACAGCTGCTGACCCAGCACCCTGACCTCCAGCGAGCCAAAGGAGAAGAATGTAACGAAATAAGTGAAGCATTAGATGACTTTATCGCCGCCCTGCAGAATATCTGTAGTTTAGAAGAGCCAGAAAGCAAATATGACCACCAGGCTGATGTCTCTTGCTTCTCTCCCCTATCTGTCTTTAATAAGGCTTTAAATAAGCTGCAGTGTACTATCAATATCCAACCCCTAGTAAGCCAAGATGATGCTTTGATGATAATTTTCCATGAGAGACTCGCAgcaattattttgaattttctctGATGACTTTGTTTACACGCTATCATCGCATTGCCTTCTCGCTCTCTAAAGAAGTTATGTATATTTACGtacttttttatgcatttccTCATTTTCCCACTTTGCCACTTTCAGGCTGGAGGTAATTATGGGTCTCAGCTACATCTTCTCattactgcagctgctgctctgggTTGTTTTTGCTGTACATCAGCAGCTGTTTCAGCTCATCAGCTCCTCCACACATCCAGAGACTTCTGTATCACGCTGTGTAGGTCTGAGTTTCATTGTAGCTGGGACCGTCGCGGGGATAGATGTGTCGTCATTTGTGTCGGGCGTAATGGGGAGAGCTGCTACCGACTGAAATTTTGCAGTTTCTTTGAAAATAGAGCTGCGGCAGCcaaattttgttctttttctgaagttttgtAGTATGAAGAACTGATGTGATAATAAATGTGAGAGCATCTCTACCTATGGAGGGTGTTGTTATATATTGTAtgcttttttatattcaaaaacaattacttgaataataaaatgtgctGAAAGCTATCAAGTGTGGCCTTCTTTAATGTAGAAAActgttctatttttatgtattgGTGCTGTTTTATCTTTGTTGCCAGGTTTGTGTTAGATTGCTTTTTTATGGGTTTGTTACGTTCTGTCTTTTGAAAGACGGTTAGTGTCTGTTCCTCTGTTTCCTCAGCTCTTTGTTTgacgtttttaaaatttatcCCAGTTTAGATCTGCCATGTTCAaagtttagttgttttatttttatactctttaatgaaaaaaaaaaaaaagttatttccgGAAAGGTTAAAAGTGAGGAGACAATAGATGTGGTTTACTGCAGTTTACGTGTTATTTTAGGGTCCAAGAGTCTACAGCCTAAGGCTCTGAAACCACATGTAGCTCTtctatccctccattgtggtCCTTCACCTTTAAGAAAAATTATAACACTTTGAATATATATTGAATTAGTTAAGTTAAGCACATATTCTAATTTATACTGCACTGTAGCATCCAGCTGTTGTCATAATGATAGAATATGGCATGTTTGACTtagttttcttgcatttttaagtaaaacttCTGCAACAAGAAgatcttattttgtattttattttgaaaagaacttgaaTGTACTGCTGACAAAAGtaaagaagttgttttttaaagaaaaatataattattgtacattttaagctacattttataaaggAGTGGCTTAAGGGCACGTAggaataaataaagtgtattttctaataGATTTAGTGGGATTTGGTGGCTCTAACTGGGTTTAGGTTTGTAATAaattggaccaaatggctcttttggtgttaaaagttgcagatcCCTGATTTAGACATTAATTTTCTGAATCTGCTCAATCCCTTTTGGGGCTCCTGGAGCTAACCTAAGGACTGTTGGGTAAAGACGAGGTACACCCTGAATAGGCGGCCGATCTGTCGCAGGGCAAAACACACCTATACTCACAGCTAGGAACAATTTAAGGACACCGATTCACCTataaggcatgtttttggactgtgggaatTACCATGGATCCACGTGCAAACTACACATAAAGGTTCCATTTGGGATTCTCACTAATTTTGCCCTTTTTAGTCAAATCTGACATGTTAAAGAAAGTTGTTCCCAGTCCAAAGTGACtgattaactaattaattaattcaataaatgtaatgtttttttttaggaaaaataatgtAACTTTCATTAGCATtcaacccataagaacccatagtgacatcagtgtaacagaaaaatatcagacaTGGGTTCTGTGAtccacttggtttgtggtgcattctatatcattttatttttaaggaaaaatgggtctgggtctttatgggttaaatgttatttcagcctatcaaaacatttgaattcttGTCAGTGACTCAGTCTAAAAGAGGACCAGTAAGGAAGTTATTATTAACATTATTTGTTTAGGTTAATATGTTGTAAAGTAAAGAcctgctccaatgaaaattgtgtattttaaccttttcttgtggcatttctcttgTCATGGAGGACACTTATAAGGAAAATTGagcttgaaattgcatttcttgaTCAAATCATGaattgaaaaagacaaatagatccatgcacgtcttcattttcttgatctgagctgacatctggcccacaactcaaaggtgaatttctaattatctactgccgctctgcagaagctctTATAAAACAGTGTGATTTTGactaaaacggcataatcatgattaaaaaaacactgtgaacgcttttacaacagatcagtcaatgatcagagtgagactttttttaatgcttttttaccCTTAAAGCACAGTTTTTAATACTTAGACAAAATAGTTGTTACGTCTCTATTATTAATAGGAAATCCCATAAAGGATAATAATATAACTAAATAATATGTGATGCATATGTATATTATAAAGGCaccaagaaaatgttttttctttgaatttctgCATCTGACATTTAGCAAACTCCGACTGaaggacattttttaagaatttttcaaTATACATTGCAGCAATTTCAAGTCCTAAATATGACAAACTTTAACTATATTGTACAACACAATTTTACGTATTACCCAATACATCATTTGTAAAGTACAACTTAGTAAAAATACTAAGTTCTTGTAGTGAATTCCATAATAAATACCCAGATCATTGCTACTGACAAACATAAGACCATATGAAGTGTCtcacacattttattaaataagatTTATTTGTTGCTATTCATCAGACATCTGACATTAGCTGATTACAGAGGGGAGGGGATAATACGGGGGGAAATATACACATACTgtacatagaaaatacaataaattacttcacaaaataaagactttagAGATTATATTACTCGATTATacctaaaaaataatctgagcTACAAGACTTTGGATGAAGGAATGGCTCGTGACGCTCTCAGTTGTTGCAGGTTTGGTTCTATCTTCAGCTGTTTTGCCATAAAGAATTTGGTTGCTACTTAATTTaacaataactgttttttttttcttttaggacaTCATCCAGTGTAAATGTGTAGACTTGAGGCGGTTTTATTTGGCCGGTCTGATAATTGTCTAATTGCTGGAGGAGAacattttaggtaaaaaaaaaaagttctgctctTTTTGTGGTCAAAATCCCTTTCTTAGGCacagattaaaattaaaaaaaggcaccTCTAGCATTTTTGAAGCAATAACACAGTTGAGGACAGCAAATTATACACAGTAGCATTAAGGTCTCATTTATTCCTGCACACCAAAGTAGAACAGGTCTTGACACACGAAAAACATCTGTCTTTAGACATTCATTATGTTACAAAAATGTGCTTCTCTCAATGGAAATCTTACATTCTGATACAGGGAAACGTCATCAATGAATGGGTTTGTGAGAAATAAGTACAAAGGAACAACGAAACGGCGAAGGGAGGAGGGAGATGAGAgtgtggtgtaaaaaaaaaaaaaaagaaaaagcaaaaataaataaaactaggaAAAACATTCAATCCTTCGTTCACCACCTGAGTACATCTTTTGGTTTCTGGGCTGCATCCTGATCCGGGTCTGTGCGCTGGAATGTCAACGTTTCGGGTCGGGGCGTGATGAGCAGGTAAGCAGATGCTAAGGGGTTTTGCAGGCTGGGCGGTTTTTGGCCTCATGGGAGGTAAAAATGAGttgggaggagggagggggggcagtGAGTTTTTAGGGAAGGTGTTGGGGGCGGGGACTTTGCAGGAAGTGTTGGTGATGGTGGGGGTTGTCCCTCAGTCTGTCTGCCCTAAACCAGAATCCCCTGTCTCACCTGCTGCAGGCCTGAAGAGAGCATCAGCTAACGCTTAACTGTGCAAAGCCGATCAACTTCACCTCGTCGGGAATCTCAGTATCATCACAGCTGGAGGCCTGCAGAAAAAcggaaataaagttaaagtcctattAGCTGTCACACACCTTGGTGTGTCATATTTGTTTTTGGGATATAACCCATGTCGTGGGAGAGTGGTGAGCTGCATACACAGCCGCGCTTAGGTagccatttggtggtttaaccccccaatccagtCAGGGAGGCTACTGTTTTTAGAGCCTTTTCTATGACTCGGTCTGGATTTGAACTTACAGCTTTCCATTCTCAGAgaggacactctaccacagggccactgagctggtgttGAGTTTACAACCATCCACAGTCATGCATCGACTCGTTAACTAAGTTTCAATTCAGAACACAATATTTAAGTCTCACTCTAGTTATCTcttaattagagctgtcaggcgattacattttttacatgcgattaatcgcattgtccatagttaactcgcgattaatcgcaaattaatatgtggccattttttaggaaaaaaaaattgtgcttcatggaatttagcagttctacaataattatgaaaacaagaatggctaAATTTATAGTCTTCATcaaaactactttattttgtaacattgtattcaATAGATATTTAatagataaactttcttaacaataacaggctgtaacataaaatgtctaacaaaaaaattgcctctgggttgtttcccatctgctcttgattcacaataatttcaataaagaaatattcagaaatacagttttaatcttaattttcttcaaatatatgctgcaagaacattaaattttttttttattggaattggtctttaaaaatatgtctcTCATTGCTGCTTTAgacttttagaaaaatgttagcTGCAGAAGCTaaaattcaaactaaaacaatgACTAAAATGATGGGAGAACCTTTAAGACATATAAAGCTACATTATAAATGGTGTTATGCGTCATATAAGCTGTTCAAGCTGAGACAGTCTTGggcaaaaatgacatttatcaTTTATCTACTGACAAGGCCAACGCTATGTGCAGACAGATTATAGAATAACTGTAAACCTGTATATGCTTTGAACAATGTGTTCCTAAAGATATTAAGAAAATGCACAAATACAATCTATAAAATCATTATTCACAGTGAATGACAAGATCAGCACAAAGagaaactgggaaaaaaattaaacatcttagccttttaataaacaaaaagcaaGAACTTTGTAATAAACACTGTGTGCTGCTGTGTAGATTTTGTTTACAGTATGAATTTACGACTCAAGCAAATATATATTCCAAAGAATCAATATTTCATCAGATTAAATGTCTTGACCTATTTCAGCATTTTGATTGTTAACACACAAAATGCAGTAAATCAACCTGAAAGTCTTAGCACCATCCAGGGAACTAATTCATAACTGGTCAACAGAGGAAAAAAGGCATTTTCAAAATTTAGCATGGAATGTTTTCCTATATTAATGCATATATATGAATATTCTATATCAATATATAGCAAACAAACCCTACATGTATAATTATGcctttttcacaattttttttctttattttatctcaatttaatataatttttgtttcaatCTCTTCCACTTTGCttagctttttcttaaaattaggacttttattacattttattgtttaatgaatgaatgaaatggtttatttcaagcaatcaggtaataatacataaaataaacacatattaCATAATCAGTCACAAGTAGATTTCTTGAAAAGGAGATATGTATTAAAATTTTCAATTGTCtttcttcaatttttatttccttcaaacacattaataatgaaGTTATAATCCAGCTAATCTTgcatggtttttgtttttctatacctttaatatatttacaaatctagttttcttttaaattatagCATCTTTAGGTCAGATTTAAGACCAAattgaaattgtaaaaaaaaatcttactttaCGAGCAACTTTAATCTTTCCCAGAGTTTTCTCCACCTTAAATGTCTGTTTGTAGCTAAAGCGTCCTTCCATTCTCCTGCTTTTGtgaaataacaaacaaacaaaaaaaaaaaattgtcttcatCAATCGAACAGAAACTCACCAGCTTAAAGGTCAATACTCTGTAGGTCGTCGGGTTATCTACAATCTTTTGAAGGTTAGCAGCAACTGTAACAGAGAAGACCGAGGAGAACAACGATGATCAGCTCAGGTTCTAAACATTCATTAATATTGATTAAATCCTTCAGCTAGCATACAATGagcaactgtttttatttaatggaaGCTGAACgatttataagaataaaaaaaagttaccaaTTACAACATCGAGTCCATTGACTAGACCAGCTGAGAAGAGTTCTTGGGAGACGCCGTCAGCGGTGTCTTATGAAAAAATTAGATTGTGCACATTTATAATCACAACTTTTGATACAGCCGAAGGAAAAGCACACTAGAATGAAGTGATTTAGCTTGAAATGTTACCTCGCCCTGGAGTGAACTCAAACCGGATGTCATTCAGCTCCTTTTTGGAGTTCCTGAAAGACAAGAGCAGCTGGAGTGAAACACTGACAGAACTTGTACTTCAAATGAGGCAGAAATACAGCTAGAGAgcaaaaacactgggaacaacGAGATGATAATGTGAGCACggataaaaataacatttatgagAGGTGGAAGAGAAATCAAGCTCCATCCCATCTCATAGGATTATGCGCTCAAAGCTTGTTACAAAGTTGGCTTTCATACAGTTGTCAGCGGTCCATCGGTGCCACAGTAATTTATCTGGATTCTTTGTCATTCATCTTTGTGAGGAGAAACGACCCCCGGAGTCACAAATAATCCGTCATGCTGTCATTCTCATTCGCAGGTGAATTTCATTTCTCGGCCCTTCAGGTTTTTTATCCAATAACTTAATTCAATCAAAAACGTTGCAATCCAAACATTCAGTAATCGCACTATTCAGCTTCTCTTTTGGTCTTTTTCCAAACTGCTTAGTATTTATCAAAAGAGAAAGAGGGTAAACCTATACATACAATTATAAAATTAGTACTatcattgacaaaaaaatctgctcgattaaatgtgtgttttgaccAACTTTAATAGTAttctttttgtcttcaaaaGAATAATGCATGTATTTTACACCATCTAATAGAGTAATATGCTCTAGGCACCGATTTTAACCAGTGTAATAattttattaagtttatttCCCATTtcgattaatattttttgcctTCTGTCACTTTGACTTCCAAATTGAAGCTCACTTTGTAATAAAACATCACGGTGCAGTATCAGTgtgaccactagggggagctATTTCAGCTCTCAATTTCAATTAGCCCAGCTCTAAGGGTCTTTTTTATCGTATATATTTGATGATTCTGAATTATGCTAACCCTAACccaaagaaaactaaattttagGCATCAATGACCAAAATGAGCAGAAACAAATAATATCTTGTTAGTTTTTCACAGCTGAGCAATATAAAGGTTAACAGCTTTCTAAGTGCTTTAGGCCTCCATCCTCCCTGCTGCATTCAAGAAAATCTATACTGTGTAGagttacaaaaaaagacataaagtaCTTAGCTAAAACATCACATGGAGTAATAAAGCGAGAGAATGTGAGAAAGtaacattcatttgttttatgtgAAATGGAAATctagtttgaaaaatgtgtttttgaaatgGGAGCATCAGTTTTTTACAGGCTGAGCTACTTCTGAGACTATGATCATTTGGCAAAAAGAGgaatatttcaaaaagtgaaGACATATTTATAAtaagtaataaagaaaaaataatttggagtAAATATTAATGTTATTTCCCAATTGTGATTGATGATGCATGTCAGACAATCACAACACtggtcaaacattaaaaaaatatatagaaaatccACAAGACAGACTTAACTACTCCAATATATTCAAACTAattaataatcttttattttaattattgtctaaaaatgtggCCCCACATAGAAATATTGGGACAATAACGTGAATTTTCCTGAAT
This window contains:
- the b3galt1b gene encoding beta-1,3-galactosyltransferase 1; translated protein: MPSKVSCLYLLTVVCWASALWYLSITRPTSTYVSQMSIPIRKTAKSHKNITFTNIRTRSLNPHAFEFVINEPKKCESITPFLVILISTTHKEFDARQAIRETWGDESTFTQIHILTIFLLGWNSDDVLNQMVEQESQIFHDIVVENFIDSYHNLTLKTMMGMRWVATFCPKAQYVMKTDSDIFVNMDNLIYKLLKPTTKPRRRYFTGYVINGGPIRDMRSKWYMPRDVYPDSKYPPFCSGTGYVFSADIAELIYKTSLHTRLLHLEDVYVGVCLRKLGIHPYQNSGFNHWKMAYSLCRYRRVITVHQISPEEMHRIWNDMSSKKHLRC